TGTAATCATCGCACAATATGATCTCATCAACGACACCTTCTGGTATATCCCTGTAGGTCTTTTCCAGGGTAAGCTCAGCATTGTAGGCTGGCATTACAACTATTATTTTCTTATTCATATCATTTGAATGGCAGGTCGGCAGGATCAGGTATCCGGCATTTCTTCTGTTGCCTTTTCTTCATAGTCGTGAAATATGCTTTTTGCTTTTATGCTATGATCTTTCTCTAACGTCTTTAGTCTCTGCTCTAATTCATGCTGCATCTTTAACATGATCTTCACGACATCTGCTATTGGGTCAGGAAGATTCCCGTGTTCGAAATCCAATTCAAGTTTTTTCATGACCTTTTTTTCAACAATCTTGCCTGGTATGCCTACTACAGTAGCACCGCTCGGCACATCCTTTACAACAACAGAGCCAGATCCTATCTTGGCGCCATCACCTATTGTAATCGGGCCAAGCACACAGGCATTGGATCCTATTACGACATTCTTGCCTATCGTGGGGTGGCGCTTGCCTTTTTTAAGGGCAGTCCCGCCAAGCACTACACCTTTATATAGCAAGGCATCATCGCCTATTTCTGAAGTCTCTCCTATAACAACACCCATGCCATGATCCATAAACACACGCCGGCCTATCTTTGCCCCAGGATGTATCTCTACTCCTGTTAGAAATCTCGAGACATGAGAAATAGCCCTGGCAATAACATACATCTTATGTGCGTAAAAAAAGTGCGCCATTCTGTGGAACCATAAGGCATGAACGCCTGGATAGCATAAAAATACCTCCAACCCGCTCTTGGCCGCAGGATCCTTCTCCATAGCAGACTTTATATCTTCTTTTATCCTATTCAACATACATCCTCCTACTACTTGTCTATATCCGGATCGCCGTCCAGTAATATCCAATCAATATCATCACCTATGCGCTCTGCCCGCGCCCTCGGATGCTCACATCCAACTATGCTGGAAATCAATATCAATACTAGTATTATCCAAATAAAAGATCTCATATGTACCTCCTGGCTATTTTGGTAATGTAAAATAAAATTGACTACCCTTGCCTAATTCGCTCTTGACCCACATCCTTCCGTTGTGAAGCGTAACTATATCCTTTGCTATGGGTAGCCCCAGGCCCGTGCCTTCTTTTTTCTCAGCAGTCACCCTTGTAAACTTGTCAAATACTGTGTCTATGTTCTCAGGGGCTATGCCTTCACCCGTATCTGAGACCTCCACCATTATTTCTTTCTCAAGAGTAGTACTTTTTACTGTTATCTTACCACCCTCAGGGCTATACTTTATGGCATTGCTTAAAAGATTGATGAATACCTGAGTTGTCTTGTCTATGTCAGCGTTTATACCAGGCATATCCCTTGCAAGATCTTTGTTAAGGGTCTGCTTTTTGTCTTTCATTATCTTGCTAAAAACAGCCAGGTTCTCTTCTATTATCTTATTTATGTTAAGGTTCCCCTTCTTTAGTTTCATCTTACCCGACTCTATCTTTGATATATCCAGCAGATCATTTACAAGCCTGGAGAGCCTATTTGCTATATTTACAGCGCCGTCGAGCATATCCTTTTGCTCTGGGGTCACTTTGCCGAGCCCTCCTTTAATAACCAGATCTGTATTACCTTTTATGATAGTAAGAGGTGTTCTGAATTCATGTGCTACATTCGCAACAAAGTCAGATTTGATCCTATCTAATTCCTTCAGTTTTCTATTCGCTGCTTCCAGCTCAGTGTTCTTAGCAGCGATCTCTTTCTGCAGGCGCTCTTTTTCCTTCTGCGCCTCAAACGCCCTTAATGCATTATGGATCACGAGGCTCAGACCTTTCTCAAATCCTTTTTCCTTTATTACATAGTCATACGCGCCCTGTCTCATTGCCAGCGTGGCAAATTCTTCATCACCTTTGTCTGCCATCATTATAACAGGGCCCTGCAGGTCTTTATATTGTAAATCAGAGAGTATTTCCAGGCCATTCGCGCCAGGCAGGTTATAGGAAAGGAGGATGACATTGAACGCTTCTTCGTCGACCTTTTTAAGCAGATTCCCCTCTTCTTGTAACCACATCAACTCATACGAAACACCTGACGGCTTAGAAAGGGCCTCTTTTATTTTTAATATATTCTGTGAATTAAATTCTATTATCAATATCTTTATAATCTTATCTTCCATCAGGCCTCCGTCAATCTTATTATATCCTCAACATGAGAAAGCGCCTCTTGTTCGCCCTTTTTAATAAAATCATTCGCAAGATGAAAATCAGTCGAGCTGGCAGATGAAAGTACAGGTCGCAGGGCAATGTTTGCTTTTTTGCAGCTATTCTCTCCGAGCACATATTCCATGGACTGCATGGTGGCCATGATAACGTCAAAGATGTTGGGTGTAAAAATTTTTCTTAAACGTTTCATTATAGATAAGCCTATCCTTACATTAAAAGGGGCTGTAAGCATAAGATTTTTCTCTTCGCTATCCCTCTTTTTTAAAAGCATATTTTTTTCATATATATCTCTGGGGCCTGGCAAGACATTCACGGCTATTATCTTTTTCACACCCTGCTTTAATAATATATCTACAGGCACAGGATCTGAAACCCCGCCATCAATGATCACTCTTTCCTTTTCGACCTTGGGTTTAAATATGCCTGGCACTGCTATGCTCATATAAACCGCGTCCGCAAGCAAACCCTTCTCTATCACAAGTGTCTCTCTGTTTGCCAGGTCGTATACCATTATCTTAACAGGTATTTCCAGATCTTCAAATGTTTTTTCCTCAAAAATCTTCTTCAGAAACCTCTTCAGTCTTTTTCCAGCCAGGATGCCTGATATAGGTATTGTAAAGTCCAGCAGTCTCATGATCTTTAGCTTGCTTCTTAGTTTTCTTGCTATACTCTCTATCCTGCCTGCAGAAAAACCAAGGCCGTGCATACCTGCTATAAGCGCGCCTATGCTTGAACCTGACACAATGTCTATAGTTATGTGCCTATCCTCCAGCATCTTCAAAACTCCTATATGCGCCAGGCCAAATGCAGAGCCGCTTCCCAGGGCAAGACCCAGTAACTTGCCTGACTCTTTCTTTGCAATACGCAAGATCGCCTTTGAATAAAGGGCGTCCTTGGATTTTAAAACAAGTGGTATCCCGCTTGAGTCTAATGCTGCATCCATGATACCTGGCTCAGGCACAATGGCTGAGATATTTCTTTTAACTAACCACGCCATTTCCTCTTTTGAAAATCTATCGAATATATTCAGCCTGTTTACAATAATGCTTGTCTTGGAGTGAATAGGCTCGAGGTCCTTCTCGAGCAAAACTTCTAAAAATCCATGGCTGGCTCCAAGATCGTCTTTAGTTGAATCCACAAAAAAATGCACGACATCAGAACATGTAAACATCCTATACAGTGACTCGTCTGCCTCGCCTGAGGCATTAATTACAGTATAAAGATAATCTTTTTTTACGTTCTCGATCTGGCGCTCTTTAATGCGGCCTTGCCTTAGGCGCTCTATTTTCACATCACTGCTTATTTTGTATTCCAGAGTACTTAAGACATCAATAAATAAAACTTTGCCTTTTGTAATCATGGCAAGCGCTGCTGCAAGGTTTATTGCATACCATGTCTTTGCCTCTCTGTGCGTAGTGTTATATACTGCTATCACCTTGCCGTTATCGCTCATGCCTCCCATATCCTCCTGGATCTTGGAAACCCCACACCCAACAATAATGCCAGATCAATATCTTCGCGGCTACCTACAATCCCCTCTTTTAAACACAATTCAGCCTGCCTTCTTATGGGGCATAAAAGTCGATTTGCTATGTCTTTTCGTCCGGATGACTGCTGCGTCTTTATTTTATCTCCAAGACCTTGCTCGAGTATCTCGCTGGCCTTATAGGCCACATCATGGCCGATCTCTTCTAAAAGGCGCAGGGGACCCACTGGCATACCAAAATCCAACATTGCATTCTCAATATCCTCTGCATTAAAACCATTTTTCAACATAAAAAGGGCCTCATTTAGATATGGCAGGATCATGCGGTTTACAAGAAATCCGGGACTATCCTTGACCACAAGGGGTATCTTTTTGAAGCTGCGCAAAAAGCCAATAGTTGAGCTCAGGACCTCTTTGCTCGTGAATCTCGTGGGAATAACCTCTACCAGCTTCATCTTATACGCTGGATTAAAAAAATGCATGCCAATAAAACGCTCGGCATTCCTCAATGATCTTGACAATTCCTCAATAGAAATACACGAGGTATTTGTAGCTATTATGCAATCCTTGCGTAACGACTTCTCTATCTGACTAAATAATATCTTTTTCTTTAGCGCATCTTCTATTATAGATTCTATCACTATATCAGTATCCTTGCATACACCATTGCCAAATCTTATGTTTTTAATGCTTGGCCTCATGCCCCTGGAAATCGCATCTTTGCATATATTTTTTATATACGGTCTTGCCTTTTTTAAAACATTCTTATTGGCATCTGTTATATCGACTGGCAATTCTGTCTTTAAGCTTATTAGATAAGCAATATCCCTGCCCATTGTGCCGGCCCCTATAACTGAACATCGCTTTAGGCGCGGGCTTAACAACTCAGGACCTTTATATTTATCAACCAACAAATATGAGGATAGCGCATTCTGTGCTGGCGGTTGAAAGATCTTATCAATCACCTCTTGTCTCTCGACAGCCTCTACCTGTCCAACCGCGTAGGTTGGATTTAAATCCAACCTACGCGGTTGGACAGGTAGCCTTGCAAGCTTCTCATAATCGCATTTTCTTGATTCTGGAATAATCTTGTCTATTATTCCCAGCTCTTTCGCCTCTTTTGCAAAAATCAACTCCCCTTTATCCATAAGAGAATCTGCTCTCTTTGATCCTATCTTTT
This is a stretch of genomic DNA from Candidatus Gorgyraea atricola. It encodes these proteins:
- a CDS encoding patatin-like phospholipase family protein; this translates as MSDNGKVIAVYNTTHREAKTWYAINLAAALAMITKGKVLFIDVLSTLEYKISSDVKIERLRQGRIKERQIENVKKDYLYTVINASGEADESLYRMFTCSDVVHFFVDSTKDDLGASHGFLEVLLEKDLEPIHSKTSIIVNRLNIFDRFSKEEMAWLVKRNISAIVPEPGIMDAALDSSGIPLVLKSKDALYSKAILRIAKKESGKLLGLALGSGSAFGLAHIGVLKMLEDRHITIDIVSGSSIGALIAGMHGLGFSAGRIESIARKLRSKLKIMRLLDFTIPISGILAGKRLKRFLKKIFEEKTFEDLEIPVKIMVYDLANRETLVIEKGLLADAVYMSIAVPGIFKPKVEKERVIIDGGVSDPVPVDILLKQGVKKIIAVNVLPGPRDIYEKNMLLKKRDSEEKNLMLTAPFNVRIGLSIMKRLRKIFTPNIFDVIMATMQSMEYVLGENSCKKANIALRPVLSSASSTDFHLANDFIKKGEQEALSHVEDIIRLTEA
- the cysE gene encoding serine O-acetyltransferase, whose product is MLNRIKEDIKSAMEKDPAAKSGLEVFLCYPGVHALWFHRMAHFFYAHKMYVIARAISHVSRFLTGVEIHPGAKIGRRVFMDHGMGVVIGETSEIGDDALLYKGVVLGGTALKKGKRHPTIGKNVVIGSNACVLGPITIGDGAKIGSGSVVVKDVPSGATVVGIPGKIVEKKVMKKLELDFEHGNLPDPIADVVKIMLKMQHELEQRLKTLEKDHSIKAKSIFHDYEEKATEEMPDT
- a CDS encoding ATP-binding protein, which encodes MEDKIIKILIIEFNSQNILKIKEALSKPSGVSYELMWLQEEGNLLKKVDEEAFNVILLSYNLPGANGLEILSDLQYKDLQGPVIMMADKGDEEFATLAMRQGAYDYVIKEKGFEKGLSLVIHNALRAFEAQKEKERLQKEIAAKNTELEAANRKLKELDRIKSDFVANVAHEFRTPLTIIKGNTDLVIKGGLGKVTPEQKDMLDGAVNIANRLSRLVNDLLDISKIESGKMKLKKGNLNINKIIEENLAVFSKIMKDKKQTLNKDLARDMPGINADIDKTTQVFINLLSNAIKYSPEGGKITVKSTTLEKEIMVEVSDTGEGIAPENIDTVFDKFTRVTAEKKEGTGLGLPIAKDIVTLHNGRMWVKSELGKGSQFYFTLPK
- a CDS encoding 3-hydroxyacyl-CoA dehydrogenase NAD-binding domain-containing protein, giving the protein MISYYKKDDMGVIEFNDPDSEVNLLSKENFKQLESIIDSVTSNKVELRALFFTSKKQNVFIAGADIKELAAMRTEKEVVSFCKNGQRLFSKIADLKMPTFTIVDGACVGGGMELALSCDHILATTNKRVKIGLPEVKLGISPGFGGPHRLKEKIGSKRADSLMDKGELIFAKEAKELGIIDKIIPESRKCDYEKLARLPVQPRRLDLNPTYAVGQVEAVERQEVIDKIFQPPAQNALSSYLLVDKYKGPELLSPRLKRCSVIGAGTMGRDIAYLISLKTELPVDITDANKNVLKKARPYIKNICKDAISRGMRPSIKNIRFGNGVCKDTDIVIESIIEDALKKKILFSQIEKSLRKDCIIATNTSCISIEELSRSLRNAERFIGMHFFNPAYKMKLVEVIPTRFTSKEVLSSTIGFLRSFKKIPLVVKDSPGFLVNRMILPYLNEALFMLKNGFNAEDIENAMLDFGMPVGPLRLLEEIGHDVAYKASEILEQGLGDKIKTQQSSGRKDIANRLLCPIRRQAELCLKEGIVGSREDIDLALLLGVGFPRSRRIWEA